The Panthera uncia isolate 11264 chromosome B3 unlocalized genomic scaffold, Puncia_PCG_1.0 HiC_scaffold_1, whole genome shotgun sequence genome segment ACGGGGACAGGAGTCTGCCGACCGCCAAGGGCTCAGGTGTGCGTGGGCTGTCCCACGGGGTCCTCCTTCTCCGCCTGCAGCAGGTCCCATTCGGTGAGGAGCTCTGAGGACACCTCGGTGTACAGACGGTCCCAGTCCCAGCTGACGTCATCCTGCCCGGAGAGGCGGCGCTGGGTAAGATGAAGGCAGAAGGCCTTTCCCCGCGGTCACAGCCGACCTCCCCCACCCTTCGGCCTCGGGGAGGCAGAGCTCACGCTGGGGAGCCGGCTGGTCGCAGGGATGACTCAGCAGCCCACAGGAAGGAGCTTCTGCTGCTACTGACCTCTCGGACTTCGTGCTCTGGCGCCAGGACTTTGGTGAGGAGCTTCAGGTCAATCTCTCCATCCTGTGGATGCAAGGATGCAAACAAACGAGCAAGCAAACAAACCAGCTTGTGtttccccggggtgggggtgggggggtgctctGGACACCTATGTCTTGCAAGGTGAGGAGGGTCAGGTTGTGTGTGGTGGAACTTCCCAAACCGAGACCTGCAGAAATGccttaaaaagaggaaaactgtGGGTGGACCTCGTAGCCACTGAGGAATGAGGGAATGCCACAGCATCCTACAGGTTGGACATTCTTTGCAGGAAGGTCAACACCAAGAGGGCAGGGCGTGACAGCGCCGGATCTATAGGGCTGTGGTACCTCCTGATCCCGGGGGGCCCCATGGAAGCAGGTGGGAGCCTGGCCCCGGGACACACTGGGACAGGTGGGGCCCAGGGATGCTGTAATACCCGAGGGGAATGCCTCCGGCAAAGGGACTGTCGCCAGGCGGCCCCAGAGACCCGCGGAGGAGATGAGGCCCGGAGCCCACCCCTCTGCACAAAAGCTGCCGCACTCACCAAGGTCTGAAAGGCTGAGTACTTCATGAGGTCATTGTCCAGGTCACGGTAGGTCATCACCCGGTTGACCTGGATGctgcaggaaagagagaaggtgaGGAGGAATCCCAGGCAGGACGGGTTCCAGGCGGGCTGCCGGGCCACCATCCCCAGAGCCTCCTGGGCAGCGAGGAAGGACCAAAGTGGGAAGAATATGCCTAGTAACACGGGAACCCGGGCAGGAACCCATCACCAGCAACTTCCCGTCTccactgggggggtggggggagcagcccCGCTGTACGCGGTATTCGGCATGTGTTCAATTCACATGCTCTCCGCCTCCCGCCAACTCCACACCTAATGTAACGTACCTGGGGGGGGGCCGCCACCTGCAAAGCGAAGTCTTCTTCCTGTACTTCTTCCAGATCCGGAATAACAGGAATATCTGTAACGAGAGGAGGAGAAAGCACTGTCGGCAGCGTGAATAGGGAGGGATCTGGCCCGCTTCTCCGTGTATTTACCACCTTCAACGtgccagcggggggggggggggggaggacggaTACTCAGACACAGTCTCTGGCCTCAGATGGTCCCCATCTAGGGCTGCGGTACTGAACTAGAGGTGTGCCTGAAACCAAAGGTGGGCTGCAACCGTTTCCGAATCCCAGGCATTACCCCAGCCACCTGCTGGATTAGAACCTCCTGGGCAGGGCTCAGGATTTTGTACTTTTTCCTAAGATTTCTTTGGTGATCCAAAGAAACCTGTACGCTCCAGGTTAGGAGCCCTTGGAGTGGCCCTCCCAatgagaaatgtaaagaaatgggaagagagTCCCCGACTGTACTTGGGGAAGTTTACATTGGAGGAGCCGGTGAACGAGCCACCTCATGACCGAGGTCCACCCGTGCATTAGCTCGTCGTAATCCCTGCAATCATCACGGCCATCATGGCCCTGAGCCTGACTCTGAAGGACATTTCACACCTAATGAGATGAAGTGGTTCCCCAGCGGTGTCCCTGGGCTCAGTCTTGCCAGGTCTGATATAATAAAGAATGCCGATTTTAAAGATGACACGTCTCTTGCCGGGTCATGGAGATTTCCCTTCTTCAAACTGTACATGTGAGACAGACGTCCAGACACAGGAGGGGACATCTCGTTCATTCGTCCAACAGAGTCACGCGAGCAGAGAGGCcgagagaagcagagaagcaaGTGGTGACTTCCCCCAAACAGCCCCTCTTGTCACAGGGACAACCTAACGCCCTAAAGAagtatttccttttccaaatgagCATCACTGACTGGTTGAggggttttctttgtttcaacCGGTCGGAGTAGAAAAAGAGAGGGGGCAGAAAAAAAGGCCAAGTGGAGAGAAAGCATCCTAGAATTCGCAATCCAACCACAAACATCAGGAGGAAAAGCCCAATGAAGACTGAATAGTGAAGAAactctttgtttttgcttccatggactaaattcaattttatttcgttaaaaaaattttttttaatgtttatttattgttgagagagacagagcatgagttgggaaggggcagagagagagggagacacagaatccgaagcaggctccaggctccgagctgtcagcgcagatcccgacgcggggctcgaacccacgatctgtgagatcacgacctgagctgaagtcggacgcttaccgaccgagccacccaggcgcccccaatttaatttttaagagacatGCAGAGTAATTCCAAAAACAGCTGGGAAGACCCTTCTGCCACTTTCAGACTATTCATTATTCAGACTTTGCAACTGCTCTGGTCCAGCTAAGCCTGAGTATATAAATGTCAACTCCGAGCCTGGTGTCTTTATTACGGCCTCCGACCGCAGAGCTACAGATGCCGTAcctggaaagagagggaggaggtagGCAAGGgcgagacggagacacagaaaatgagaCTGAGAGTTAAAGGCAGTGATTAAAAGAATCAAAAGGGCTTAAGAAAAGGAATGGCTGAGAGGGGAAATAAAGAACACTCGCACACCACCCCCAAAATAACGACCCACGTCCGGCAAGTCCTCTGTCCAGAAAGCAGCTGTGGAGGgcttagattctgtctctccgtcCTGCTGAAGAATTAGACGTGGAGTCCTCTAAGATTCTACCTCTTATGCTAATAGGAATTTTGCCTTCTTGTTCACTCTCGCTCTGCGTGATTAATGCCGTCCACGGTGAGAGCCGCTGACAGCACCGTCCCTGAGCCAGGGCCGAGCggcggggcagggaggaagctggCTGTGCCACGCGCCATCAGCACTGTGACAGTGTTGGAGCGAGCCAGTTAGCTGCCCCCGGCTCGCCTCGGTGTGGAGTCCAGCCTGAGATGAATATTCAGAAGGTGGCAAGAGAAGGCCCCACGCTGGGCTTAGGGCTCAGGACGGGGTCTTCCCCgagtcccctctccctccacagcGTTAGCATTTGGGTCCTGTCAACTCCGCCCCACTCCTCCCGGCTCTGAGGAACTGCACTTCTGCCCAACGTCCACTCCGACTCCTCACGGGCTTCCCTCCTcgtccccgcccccctcctccaaATGCGCACAAAGGAGTGTGGGGCTGGCCCATCTGTGACAGATCAGAGGTCAGCCCGGGCCTTGGCAAAGGGGCCTCTCAGAGTGGCACTGGTGAGGCCGGCCACACAGTGGGATTTCTCTCTAATTGGAAGCCCGGTGCCCAACAGAACCTGGTGAACCGCCTGAGTGGGACAGAGCCAGCGATGACAGCCAGGCTGAGGCAAGCTGGACCATTCCGGTGCGGTGACAGCTTGAGCCATCGCAGCAGAGTCGGGCCGTCCAACTCCCGGCCCCCGTGGAACAGGTGGCCGTGGAGCCGGTTTGGGGCAAACTTCAAAGAACTTCACAGTTTTACAGTTCCTGATTTACTCTCACAGACAAGCTTTCATGTATACGTAACTTGTTCGGCCTTGCTCCTTCCCACCTCGTCTTCCCCTAGAAGGTTTCAGAAAACGGACTTGCGAAATCCGCTTCATCACAAAAGTATATACCGGGAATGCTCAGTTATGGCCGCTTGGCCTGCACGTCTGGACCGGTGACCCAGTCTGGTTCAGGACCCCAAGCGTGACTCTCGGAACGttactaatgtaacactgtatgtcaactgtgctcaaatagaaaacaaatttttttttttaattttttttttaatttttttttttcaacgttttttatttatttttgggacagagagagacagagcatgaacgggagaggggcagagagagagggagacacagaatcagaaacaggctccaggctccgagccatcagcccagagcctgacgcggggctcgaactcacggactgcgagatcgtgacctggctgaagtcagacgcttaaccgactgcgccacccaggcgccccagaaaacaaatttctaataaaatgaaatagaaagcgCGTGATTTTTAACAGAGACGGTAAGAGGAATACAGGGGGTCTGCTCTAGCGCTGCTGAAAAGCTACCgctattttgaaaaaatgtaatgGTTCTATTGACTTTATTCTCCTGTTCTTCTGCGCTGCTAAAAGCAAGAAGAACATGAACAGAAACGGTGAGTGGGTTAAGTATATGGGCAGGACGTCCATCCTGTGGTTAAGACGCAGGCTCCGGAGGCAGGATGGGTGGCTTCCAATCCTGGCTTCCccacctaccagctgtgtgactatcctctccgtgcctcagtggTTTCATCTGTAGAAGGGGGAATTTCACCTACCGCATACGGTTGTTACAAGCATTAAATGGCATCATCTTTACAAAATACTAACCATACAAAATGCCAAACTCTGCTCCGTGCATAATAAAGATTCTAGAGCTATTCTTATTCACTTAACAGATAAAGTGTTGAGCCTGCAGAGAAACTATATGCTCTACCTTCAGCATCTCATTTGCTCTTGCCCATTTTGCAGGCGAGAACAGTGAGGCTCAGCAAGATTCAGCAGCTGGCGTGAGCTGAGATCATCAACAACGGACAGCGCCAGGTTTCCGGCTCTGTCCGACTGCAACCCATGAGCTCATCCTcgcccactcgtgctctcttcgCAAATGAACAGTGCCTTCAAAGGCACTCGTAGAGCGGAGTCTGGACAGCTTTTACTCTAAAGATTCAACGACCTCTGTTCTGGTATTTCTCCTGATTCCCATCACCACAAATAAGCTAAGTCTCTCCCTCGCCATATGCCCCAACTCACCACTGCCTCAGCAAGGCCAAACGGAACAGAATGGAAAGAGCGCAGTGACACCGGAGGCCTGGGGACTCCTCCCTGCGGCCCGTGTCTTACCAAACTGGCCCCATGGAGGTGACTGAGCACCTCAAACAGTCTCAGAAAAGGGGAGCAAGGCAGGAGGGCTATGACCTCACACGGACCGCCACCCGGACACAGGCCACCATCACGTGCTTCTCTCTCCCAGCTCCGACTCCTTCGACTGAACAGGTTCTCTTTGCTCTTTGCCCTTGCTCCCCACCTCTTCTGTTTGCCATCTCTCCTGCCTGTTCAACCTGCTGGTCTCCCTACGTGTCACCTGGTTAGCCGCACGTGGGGAAACCgcatttgcttgtttgttcgttcattcatccaAGGAACACTGAGCATCTGAAAGGTGCAATGCCACGCGGTGCCAgtaacaacagcaaataaaagaCAGTCCTTGTCTTCGTGGAGCGCCGGAAAGTACCAGGGCCGAAACAACTAATTGTCTTATTTTTCGAATGTAAAATATCACATGTGGTAACAATTCAAATGCTCCAGAAaaggttaaaatgaaaaacttcctaTTCTTATGTGAGCCCGTCTGTCTCCCTAGAGGTGCTATTAACAATTTCttgtatttactgaaaagaatgtgtacctACCGCAACAcgtatgtcctttaaaaaatgtttgtgaacAGGATCACTTTACACATGCATGGTTCTGCAATTTGCTTTCTCTCCCCTTGTCAATAAATGTACTGTAcatcttattcttttaaatggcCACCTAGGATTCTATTGAATGGGTGCTCCATAATGCATTTAATCTGGTTCAGAGATCTCATTTAGAACTttggaaggtggggtggggagttggggaaGGTCTCTAAATGAGGGACGACGCAGCTCAAAGCCGAAGGACAGACAGGATTAAAGCAGGCAGGGACGGCAGGTGCAAAGGCGCTGTGAGGTGAGAAGCATCTCCCAGCactgaagaaactggaaaaaggcCAATGTCGGCGGCCCAGGGGCCAGGGGAGAGtgatggggcgggggtggggggggggtgggggaggagagagggtgcCTGGTGGCAGGTGAGGAAGGACCTGCATCGACCAGCCAGGAAACATGGACTGGGTGTCTGCTATACACAAGACCTTCTAGGGCACATGACAGGAAAACCAAGATTGATGAAGCATGGCaaagtggcagagggagggaccacaccttaaaaaaaatagtaatacaagcagaatcaggaaaatgtaaaatccCTTCCTTTGTGACTCACCTTGGAATCCAACAGGTAGCGGCCACTGTGTGGGCAGAGTACAGGAAATTTGCCCTGGGTCTGCCCCCTAGATGCCCCGCtagcagagggcagagagcagtTCCCAGTCACTTCTGCATTCCCAAGGACTAGCAAACCAAGGGACAACCGAACAGAACCCTATCAATAGATTCTCCTCCCATCTGAAAGTCACACACAGGGACGAGCCACGTTGATCTGTTTCGTTTCAATTATGCTATAAGTGCTACCGAGTCCATAGTTGTCTATACACAACACGGACACAATCCTTGGATACTTCCTAGATTCGATAACATCCTAGCAAAGGTTCTGCCTCACTTGACAGCTGCAAGGCCTGCCTGGGAAGGACCTGTGTCTGCACAGGAAACAACGGATAAGTGGGCACAAAGTTACAGAGGAAGACTCACTCATATTTTGGCAGTATGGACCACAGGGCTCCCATCCCGAGGCTGGGTCACACTGCTCTTCACTAACCcgtgtttctttctgtttggaCTTCTGGAGTGCTCCCCTGTATCGCTCCACCTTCTGGAAGCCCCCAGTAAAGGTCTGTCAGTGCATAGCAACAATCTTAAGAAGTTACTTCAAAGAGACAGACTGCCAAATGGGCAACTCATTACGATCCAGAACACCCGTCTGCCAACAGATCTACCCAACAAACCAACTACCGGATGAAACCACAGAAACGAGGGgtgcttaaataaataatagaaacatGTGGGAACACCAGCAGGATCGATTGCAACTGGTTTCAAAGATGTGAGAAGCTGCCATTTGCCCCGAAATACATTCGTTATGGGTAATATCATCACACGCACACACTAAAAAGCTAACTACCCAGTGAAGTCCCAGAGGGCTCCTTTTCAGCCCCTGTGGCCTGACAGTAAGAAGCCAGCCTGCCTCGTCCAATAAAGCTGGCTCCAGATCTCTGCGATGCATTGTGTGCGAGATAGCCCGCGTTCAAACCCCGGTGTCGTTGGCCTGTTTTGGTACTAGAACAGAAAGTGATTTTCAAAGACTGGACTCAGCACGCAGCATACACCCTGAGCATGACTCCGACTCTTAACCTGGGATATAAAGCTAAGTCCTGCAAGAAGAAGAGAACAAAGGGGGCCCCCTAATCCAGACCCTGGGTCCCACCCTGGAGCCCCTGTTCTCTGTGTCCTTTGAGGTTTTTGCCGATTTTCTTGTTTGGAGATTTCTGAATGGGATTTCCTGGTCGCATCCACAGGCGTTTCTGGAGAGCTCCATTAAAGTCTCTTCTACACTCTAGCACCTTCTCATCTTGACATCTTAGTAAACGATATAAGTGGTTGGCCTACCTTGCCAGGTTCCGCCGGGTGCCTTCTGATGACATCCGTCCCTCTCGGCCATCCACTAACTGAGCTCCCTCTGGCAAAGGCCCTGCTTGGTTACGTGCAATCTCTTCCCCGAGCTGCTCTCCCACTCGGCGCACTGGCCACCACAGAGCACCCAAAGGCTCTTCATGGCTCACGTCCACCGTCCACAGCCAACCTCAATATCTAATCCACACGAGGGGGATCTGGACATAATGCTTAAGGACACCGCAGAGACAGTGGTCCACACAGCCCCTAATTCTGTGCCCAAAGTCAAAAGACCTCAGCAGAGCTCTTAAGTGAAACAATGCCCATGTTTTCGGGAGATGGCAACTTGAAGCCAGAGatcattataatttttctctGCAGCTGCAAAACTTTGTTTTACTGAATGCTGTTACCTTCTGCATCACGTATGGGGAATTTTAAACAGGCAAATGGAAGAAGGTCTGATTGAAGATGAAGTTAAGTGAAAGAAATTGGTCTCATTTAGCACATGACAGGATTCATCTGTGTTCCCAAGTCCACTGAGGTGGCATCATGGGCGTTCCATATTCATGAGCTGCTGCGACACTGTGTCCCCTCATTTACAAAGAGCCGTGTTCAGCAAATTCTGTCCCTGTGGACACTCTGTGCATTTCATGGTCTTGTCAGAGAGACATCAAACGCTCCAGTAACCAAATACCAGAAAATGGCTTTAATTAGTGGATCTCAATcgtataaataatttttttctaagtgaaaaaatggggaattttttaaaagggagaagaaaaggggaaagcaGTAGGCAACAGGCTTCAAACACCAGaaggaacaagagaaagagaCGGTCTCAGAGGAGCTCCTGAGCGAGCCTGGGCCCTGCAACCGTCGGTCCCCCGCACTCCCCAACTCAGGGTTCGAGGGACAAAAACAGGTCTGCGGGTCCCCACAGGTCCGCTTTATGAAGACCTTTCCCCTGTGACTTCATCTGATCGAAGCTGGCCCGGCCCGGACTCGTTactggcaggggaggagagaggcaatGGACATGGCAGAAAAGAGTCGGGAGACTGGGATGTTCGCTAGAGACCCACACCTAAAACGCCGAGAAATACACGGCAGAGCCAATGTCTACTCTGGCGCTGTGCACGAGCAGGTCCGCGGGGAAGCGTGTGATGGAGCCTGAGGTCCTGAGGTGCTGAGGTCCTGAAATGCCTCCACGTTCCTGCCAAACCGCATCTCTCTTCATGTCGCCGGGCAAGGAGATCACAGACCTCACGAAGATCAAAATAGCCGATTGTTCCTCACGGCCCCCCAAGCTGTGGTGGCTCTCCTGGCGGACGACGGTTTGACGACGAAGGCTGGGACTGACTTTAGTTTCCAAGAGAAACCGGGCCCCAGCATGCCGTGGTGCTGGCCGGATCGCGGGCAGAGGGGGCGCTTCGCTAAGAGTGGCAACGCGGCTCGTGGTACGTCGTGGTGTGTGGGGGCCGGACCTCTGGAGCTGTGTTCCGGTACCCACAGCGGGATGGTTGCACATTTCGCAAGGAGCCATGAACGCAACACCCCAGAATGAGATTGGCCGCATCCCCCCACCCAAGTCCATGGTGTGCTTACAAGATCGAGTCTTCCCAGCAATTCAAAGGTAGCGCTCGTGAGCACAAGAGTTCTCTATGGAGAAAGATACCATTCAGCCcaggagcccgacacgggggggACCCCGCTGCCACCTGCCGAGGTGGCCTCCAGGGAACATCACACCCACCGGTCACTGACAGTTGAAGGAAACGGAGGACGATGAACAGGAGCGCTCCCTGCCACTCTGTTAGCTTTCGGAGGTCGCTGGCGCTTCCAGCTTTGATCTGTAGAGATGTGCTAAGGACAAGGAGGGGTAAAGGACTTTAAAAGTGACGAGGAAAAAGTGGCTGGAAGGAATGGAAACTGAGGAACTTTCCACTCTCTTCAGTAAGGCCCAAGATGAGCGATACAGTGTTAACGTGACACAGAGCGCCTTCTCAGAGCCGCCCGTGGAAGTAGGGACGTTAGAAACCAGGCATATCTGATTCTATTTCATCCTCTTCGTGTTACAttgaaaaaaacaagacaaactaCACTGCTTTTATTCTAAATCCttaggttttgtgtttttccttatatatatttattaaaaaaatgccaCTTTGATCGGTGCCACCCGTGACACTCCCACATACGGAACGCTTCTGAGCGGTTCCCTCCGCGCGAGGCCACTGCTGGTGACAGCCAGCTGGTTTTGATCACAGCCATTCCGAATCGGATTTTCATAAGATAGATGAGGAGTCTTAgtgctgctctctctcttatCAGATgagaaacagagggggagggggagaacgGGTCCTGAGGGAACAGCGCAACAATCGAGGGCTGCGtggttctttctctgtccctccgctgctGCAATTTTCAAAGGCGTTTGCCTCGGGCACTTTTAAATGATGGTGTCTCAATTCTGTAATCATCTTTCAAGAGCTTTCTCTTAAAGGGTCTTTTAGGTAAACCTAGTCCGTCAACCACACTTATGGACTCAGGAATCACATTCCCAGTGTGTGTCctcctgtgtgtgtatatatagacgaatagacacacacacacacacacacacacacacacacacacacacacacacaccccaacatcTGTGAACTTTGAGAAAACTGGCAGAACATAAAGCTACAGAGTAAGATCTACCATTTGGCCATATCAGGTTCATCTCTTACTGGGGTAAGAGAGTCAGGCCCCCGTTACCTTTCCCCTAGATTTCTACTATACCtaatccttctattttttttttagtttttttttttaacatttatttattcttgagacagagagcatgaacaggggagggtcagagaaagagggagacacagaatctgaaacaggctccaggctctgagccgtcagcacagagcccgacgcggggctcgaactcacagaccgcgagatcatgacctgagccgaagtcggacgcccaaccgactgagccacccaggcgcccctacctaaTCCTTCTTTAGAAACACATTTCCATGTGTGATACGTCAGAAAGAAAAGACTTCTCCAGCTGAGGGCTAAGAGGGGAGCTAAGTCCAACCTCCGAGCATAAACATGCCTgtcccttcccatctcccctAAGCAACACCTGGCTGTCAGGTCTGCACCCTGGCCATCTCTCTGGGAGAACAGTCTACAGCTATCCCAGGGCGCAACTTGCTGTGTTTGGGTCACAAAGACGGTCTGGAACAACTCCACGACTCTACCTGTCTTTGTACATGCAGGGAACATGATGCCTATGTATACAGTCCCATCTTTTGAGACAGACCTCCTAGAAAACTGAGCCTCTATTTCTTTCTAGTCAACTAAAAATCTGAGCTGTCTACAAGCTCCCTCCGGCAGTAGTTCTCAGCAACACGGCCTGTCTGCTGCATTCGGGCCCTTTGATTCCTTATTTGTCCGCTCCCCTCACAATTGCGTGAAGTCCCCATGCCCCTCCCCGAAAGCTGGAACACTGCTTGCCGACACTTCTCCCACGGTCTCACAAAACTAAATGCGATTAGTTTTGTCCTATCCCGATCCTGTCTCCTGTATTCAACCGGGACAGAATCCAAGGAGCTACAGAATAAATACCTTGATCtctataatgatttcagggagATTTAGCTCTCTTTTACTTTTGTCAGTGGTTGACGTTGGATGATTTATTATTAATCACATTCCCCTAAACTGACTATAGCATGACAGAGTGCTGACGGAGCTTTCTCTCCGTGGGTGTTCCTGGAGGAAGGTTAATACAATGCGCCTCATGTAAAGCACGTGTGCACGCATGGCACCAGGCTTTCACTTCCATTCTCCTATTCTGCCTCTTCAGATGGGCACATGGAAGCAGGCTGTGCACAGGAACAGAGGAAATAGAACCCAGAAAAGTCACTGTCAGCCACGTTTCAGGTAAAGACATCCGTGACTGTAAGTCTGGAAAGTCTGGTGAGACCTAGAGATTTTAGGGCACCACGCGTGGCGTAAAGCACccggtcccagctctgccaacaGAGCAAGAGGTCCAGTCAAGACACTGGGCTCTGCTTTGCAGCTGGATGGGGGGTAAGGTAGAACGTAACCGAGCTGACAAACAGAACTAAGATCTGCGGAAAGCTCAACTTGGTTCTCACAGACGCCCCTGCCTTTTGGGGATGCCAGAAGAAGATAGCCAAACCAGTCTCTCCCATGTTTGTGGAGTCAATTTGTAGACCCCTACTCTATGGTAGTGCATACTTTGCTTAGGGTAGGGTCATGGGACCTTGAATCACCtcctgcaaataaataaataagtaagtaagtaagtaaaagcAACTTCTCTGGCTGCATTGAAGAAATTTCTGGCAAGTTCCATGTGACCCCCTCTGGTGTCTCACTCACTCTGAGGACCAGCACTGGCCATACCCACATTGGAGAATAGAGAAGTTAACCCTGTGGCCTCTAGAGTCTGTATCTACTAatgcccctttttcttttgctgccaaGAACGTGACTTTAACTGCCTATCAAGGAAGAACTGAATTCCCAGATTTCTGGTCCGCAGAGTTGTACTGCAGGGTGTGCCCGATTAGAAACCAGGAAACATGGGTCCCAGATCTGCCCCCAATTTGCTGAACTCAGGCAATTACTTATCAACTCTGGTCCTAGGTTTCCTTATCAACGAAGAAGGACTATTCTATCTCTAAGACAATCTTATTCTGGGGTGTCCATTACGATGTAtctcatgggggcacctgggtggctcagttggtgacgcatccaacttcggctcaggtcatgatttcaccgttcgtgagtttgagccccatgtcgggctctgtgctgacagcttagagtctggaacctgcttcggattctgtgtctccctttccgtccctcccccactcatgctctgtctctgtctctcaaaaataaataaatgttaaaaaaaaaaagaaacaaaataagtaaatgttagaaaatgaaaaaaggaatatatctcatgatatgtatacatgtatatgtatatgtatgtgtatatgtacatatatgtatatatattgccCAACCAACTCTTTCTGTCACATTTGGTTACAGAGGAGTCTTTTCAAATGTTCCAGCCATAGTTGTGGCCTACTGGTAGAGCACAGCAAATCTTTTGTTTAGAATCACtgtaataaaattcattttccatAATGCAATTAACCTGCACAGATTCCACCTGCAGCCCCATTATGCCCTCAGCCCACACCATGATTCAGCACCCTTGGCTGGGGCTCCCCCACGTCCCATGCAGTCTTTCAAGTGTCCATGTCTCTGAGGTGTCAGTCTGTCTCCTCTGCTATACCTCAAAGGGGCAGGTTGGTGTGAAAACTACAAACATGGCCCTTCAgccccaggaggagccctgtggggCCTTGGTTCTCACAAACGTCCCAAACACCCGATACACCTGCTGCCACCCACCGAAGCCCGGGGAAACCTCCAAAGCAGGTTCTCCTCTCTGGAAGACTCAGCACGGGCACAAGAAATCATCATCTAAAAGCGATTTCCACGGATTTGATAAAAAACAAAGCATAACAAGAGAGGAACAGTCAAACCTAAAGATTCTGTTTCATGTCACGGAGCTGTACGAGCCTGGTCTCTTCGGCTTATGC includes the following:
- the IFT43 gene encoding intraflagellar transport protein 43 homolog, with the protein product MEDVLDLGEERRRGSATSGPKMGRRAQQESAQVDNHLSNKNSSSILTGEAPPPKPPRRQGGWADDSTKASKSGRRASEEIEDHRLRQQSLDGSDDGGDIPVIPDLEEVQEEDFALQVAAPPQVRYISIQVNRVMTYRDLDNDLMKYSAFQTLDGEIDLKLLTKVLAPEHEVREDDVSWDWDRLYTEVSSELLTEWDLLQAEKEDPVGQPTHT